From Streptomyces sp. HUAS MG91, the proteins below share one genomic window:
- a CDS encoding gamma-aminobutyraldehyde dehydrogenase — MHNPTSANPLSATSVTASVQERFADGANHIAGRLTKGTSGRTHAVVDPATGAEVYTYELAGTDDVDAAVAAARAAFPGWSGLTPGERSDAMHRFAAVLDEWAEEFARFESLQCGKPIKLSREFDVPGTVDNTAFFAGAARHLQGQSAGEYSGDHTSYVRREPIGVVGSIAPWNYPLQMAAWKVLPAIAAGNTIVLKPAELTPFTSLLFAEAAVAAGLPEGVVNVVTGAGRDAGEHLVGHPDVAMTSFTGSTGVGKRVAEIATATVKRLHLELGGKAPFLVFDDADLDAAVHGAVAGALINTGQDCTAATRAYVQRPLYDAFVEKTAALMETVRLGDPFAEDTDLGPLISHVHRDRVAGFVDRARAYARVVTGGEAPDHPGAYYKPTLIADAPQDSEIVQSEIFGPVLVVLPFDSDDEGIALANDTPYGLAASAWSTNVFRANRATREIKAGCVWVNDHIPILSEMPHGGYKASGFGKDMSAYSFEEYTQVKHVMFDNTAVVRKDWHRTVFGDR, encoded by the coding sequence GCACCCACGCGGTCGTCGACCCGGCCACCGGCGCGGAGGTCTACACGTACGAGCTGGCGGGCACGGACGACGTGGACGCCGCCGTCGCCGCCGCCCGCGCGGCCTTCCCCGGCTGGTCGGGCCTGACCCCGGGCGAGCGCTCCGACGCGATGCACAGGTTCGCCGCCGTGCTCGACGAGTGGGCCGAGGAGTTCGCCCGGTTCGAGTCGCTGCAGTGCGGCAAGCCGATCAAGCTGAGCCGCGAGTTCGACGTGCCGGGCACCGTCGACAACACCGCGTTCTTCGCGGGCGCCGCCCGTCACCTGCAAGGGCAGTCCGCCGGGGAGTACAGCGGCGACCACACCTCGTACGTACGGCGTGAGCCGATCGGTGTCGTCGGTTCCATCGCGCCCTGGAACTACCCGCTCCAGATGGCCGCGTGGAAGGTCCTGCCGGCCATCGCCGCGGGCAACACCATCGTGCTCAAGCCCGCCGAGCTGACCCCCTTCACCTCGCTGCTGTTCGCCGAGGCAGCCGTCGCCGCCGGGCTGCCCGAGGGCGTCGTCAACGTGGTCACCGGCGCGGGCCGCGACGCGGGCGAGCACCTCGTCGGCCACCCCGACGTCGCCATGACCTCCTTCACCGGCTCGACCGGCGTCGGCAAGCGCGTCGCCGAGATCGCCACCGCGACCGTCAAGCGGCTCCACCTGGAGCTGGGCGGCAAGGCCCCGTTCCTCGTCTTCGACGACGCCGACCTCGACGCGGCCGTGCACGGCGCCGTCGCCGGCGCGCTCATCAACACCGGGCAGGACTGCACCGCCGCCACGCGCGCGTACGTGCAGCGTCCGCTCTACGACGCGTTCGTCGAGAAGACCGCCGCCCTGATGGAGACCGTCCGGCTCGGCGACCCCTTCGCCGAGGACACCGACCTCGGCCCGCTCATCTCGCACGTCCACCGCGACCGCGTCGCCGGATTCGTCGACCGGGCACGCGCCTACGCGCGCGTGGTGACCGGCGGCGAGGCCCCCGACCACCCCGGCGCCTACTACAAGCCCACCCTCATCGCCGACGCCCCGCAGGACAGCGAGATCGTCCAGTCGGAGATCTTCGGCCCGGTCCTGGTCGTGCTGCCCTTCGACAGCGACGACGAGGGCATCGCGCTGGCCAACGACACCCCGTACGGGCTCGCCGCCTCCGCCTGGTCGACCAACGTCTTCCGCGCCAACCGCGCCACCCGCGAGATCAAGGCCGGCTGCGTCTGGGTCAACGACCACATCCCGATCCTCAGCGAGATGCCCCACGGCGGCTACAAGGCATCCGGCTTCGGCAAGGACATGTCCGCCTACTCCTTCGAGGAGTACACGCAGGTCAAGCACGTCATGTTCGACAACACCGCGGTCGTCCGCAAGGACTGGCACCGCACCGTCTTCGGGGACCGATAG
- a CDS encoding spermidine/putrescine ABC transporter substrate-binding protein: protein MEQYEPDRPSPALLAAMRRSFHNGRASATLSRRSLLRASAGGAFAVGGLGALSACGIPAASKSSGGVSSEDHSAKEKTVNFSNWTEYIDLSKDKKHHPSLDAFARRTGIKVKYTEDINDNVEFFGKIKPQLAAGQDTGRDIIVLTDWLAARLIRYGWVQKLDAANLPHAFTNLAGQFRDPDWDPGRAYSYPWQGIATVIAYNVKATGGKEITSVSQLLDDPKLKGKVGLLSEMRDTLGMTLLDMGKDPRDFRTDDFDAAIARVQKAVDNKQVRRFTGNDYIADLNQGDLAACLAWAGDVVQLQADNPDVRFAIPDAGYITSTDNMLIPNKARHKTNAEKLMDYFYEPAVGAELANAINYVTPLESTVVKAELAKLDKDAASDPLIVPDKAMSAKAHGFRSLSAKEETSYEQKFAQLTGG from the coding sequence ATGGAGCAGTACGAGCCCGACCGCCCGTCCCCGGCCCTGCTGGCCGCGATGAGGCGCAGTTTCCACAACGGCAGGGCCTCGGCGACACTGTCGCGCCGCTCCCTGCTGCGTGCCTCGGCGGGCGGCGCGTTCGCCGTCGGCGGGCTCGGCGCGCTCAGTGCCTGCGGCATCCCCGCGGCGAGCAAGTCCTCGGGCGGTGTCTCGTCCGAGGACCACTCGGCCAAGGAGAAGACGGTCAACTTCTCCAACTGGACCGAGTACATCGACCTCAGCAAGGACAAGAAGCACCACCCGAGCCTGGACGCGTTCGCCCGGCGCACCGGCATCAAGGTCAAGTACACCGAGGACATCAACGACAACGTCGAGTTCTTCGGCAAGATCAAGCCGCAGCTCGCGGCGGGCCAGGACACCGGACGCGACATCATCGTCCTCACCGACTGGCTCGCCGCCCGCCTCATCCGCTACGGCTGGGTGCAGAAGCTCGACGCGGCGAACCTGCCGCACGCGTTCACCAACCTGGCCGGCCAGTTCCGCGACCCCGACTGGGACCCCGGGCGCGCCTACTCCTACCCCTGGCAGGGCATCGCCACGGTCATCGCGTACAACGTGAAGGCCACCGGCGGCAAGGAGATCACCTCCGTCTCGCAGCTCCTCGACGACCCCAAGCTCAAGGGCAAGGTCGGCCTGCTCTCCGAGATGCGCGACACCCTCGGCATGACGCTCCTGGACATGGGCAAGGACCCGCGCGACTTTAGGACCGACGACTTCGACGCGGCGATCGCCCGCGTCCAGAAGGCCGTCGACAACAAGCAGGTCCGCCGCTTCACCGGCAACGACTACATCGCCGACCTCAACCAGGGCGACCTCGCCGCGTGCCTGGCCTGGGCCGGTGACGTCGTCCAGCTCCAGGCCGACAACCCCGACGTGCGGTTCGCGATACCGGACGCCGGCTACATCACGTCGACCGACAACATGCTGATCCCCAACAAGGCGCGTCACAAGACGAACGCCGAGAAGCTCATGGACTACTTCTACGAGCCGGCCGTCGGCGCCGAACTCGCCAACGCGATCAACTACGTCACCCCGCTGGAGAGCACTGTCGTCAAGGCGGAGCTGGCCAAGCTGGACAAGGACGCGGCCAGCGACCCGCTGATCGTCCCCGACAAGGCCATGTCGGCCAAGGCGCACGGCTTCCGGTCGCTCAGCGCCAAGGAAGAGACGTCGTACGAGCAGAAGTTCGCCCAGCTCACCGGCGGCTGA
- a CDS encoding ABC transporter ATP-binding protein, with translation MTTHPQSDHGGDVRLTGISKTYDNGFTAVRPLDLTVPQGSFFALLGASGCGKTTTLRMIAGLEEPTTGTVMLGDQDVTGLPPYKRPVNTVFQSYALFPHLDIYENVAFGLRRRGIKSVQKQVDDMLDLVQLGEHKRKKPHQLSGGQQQRVAVARALINHPKVLLLDEPLGALDLKLRRQMQLELKRIQTEVGITFIHVTHDQEEAMTMADTVAVMNQGRVEQLGAPTDLYENPGSTFVANFLGTSNFIEAEIAGRAGDDLTLRAGDGKLVLPGARCSTASTATGDKVLLGVRPEKISLTHADDASQIPDGRNRITGRIADSSFIGVSTQYVVDSPLCDAFEVYAQNIERDARLVPGAEVVLHWNPAHTFGLDAAQDAEAGVEKVSEDAAA, from the coding sequence ATGACGACGCATCCTCAGAGCGACCACGGCGGCGACGTACGTCTCACCGGCATCAGCAAGACGTACGACAACGGCTTCACGGCCGTCCGGCCGCTCGACCTCACCGTCCCGCAGGGCTCCTTCTTCGCGCTCCTCGGCGCCTCCGGCTGCGGCAAGACCACCACGCTGCGCATGATCGCGGGCCTGGAGGAGCCGACCACCGGCACCGTGATGCTCGGCGACCAGGACGTCACCGGCCTGCCGCCCTACAAGCGGCCCGTGAACACCGTCTTCCAGTCGTACGCGCTCTTCCCGCACCTCGACATCTACGAGAACGTCGCCTTCGGCCTGCGCCGCCGCGGCATCAAGTCGGTGCAGAAGCAGGTCGACGACATGCTCGACCTGGTGCAGCTCGGCGAGCACAAGCGCAAGAAGCCGCACCAGCTCTCCGGCGGCCAGCAGCAGCGCGTCGCGGTCGCCCGCGCCCTCATCAACCACCCCAAGGTGCTGCTGCTCGACGAGCCGCTCGGCGCCCTCGACCTCAAGCTGCGCCGCCAGATGCAGCTGGAGCTCAAGCGCATCCAGACCGAGGTCGGCATCACCTTCATCCACGTCACGCACGACCAGGAGGAGGCCATGACCATGGCCGACACCGTCGCCGTGATGAACCAGGGCCGCGTCGAACAGCTCGGCGCCCCCACCGACCTCTACGAGAACCCGGGCTCCACCTTCGTCGCGAACTTCCTCGGCACCTCGAACTTCATCGAGGCCGAGATCGCGGGCCGGGCCGGCGACGACCTCACCCTGCGGGCCGGCGACGGCAAGCTGGTGCTGCCCGGCGCCCGATGTTCCACCGCCTCCACCGCCACCGGCGACAAGGTCCTGCTCGGCGTGCGCCCCGAGAAGATCTCCCTCACCCACGCCGACGACGCCTCTCAGATCCCCGACGGCCGCAACCGCATCACCGGCCGGATCGCCGACTCGTCGTTCATCGGCGTCTCCACGCAGTACGTCGTCGACAGCCCGCTCTGCGACGCCTTCGAGGTCTACGCCCAGAACATCGAACGGGACGCCCGGCTCGTGCCCGGCGCCGAGGTCGTCCTGCACTGGAACCCCGCGCACACGTTCGGTCTGGACGCGGCCCAGGACGCCGAGGCGGGCGTGGAGAAGGTCTCGGAGGACGCGGCGGCATGA
- a CDS encoding ABC transporter permease: MSTTLTEAPGTPSEAPAPRKPKRRGRLVPYWLLLPGMLWLIVFFALPMIYQASTSVQQGSLEDGYTVTWHFATYWDALSEYWPQFLRSVLYAGLATILCLLLGYPLAYLIAFRAGRWRNVIMVLVIAPFFTSFLIRTLAWKTILADNGVVVSTLNSLHLLDVTTWLGMTDGDRVLATPLAVVCGLTYNFLPFMVLPLYTSLERIDGRLHEAAGDLYASPITTFRKVTFPLSMPGVVSGTLLTFIPATGDYVNADLLGSTDTRMVGNVIQTQFLRILDYPTAAALSFILMAAILFMVTFYIRRSGTEDLV, translated from the coding sequence ATGAGCACCACTCTCACCGAGGCGCCCGGGACGCCGTCCGAGGCACCGGCCCCGCGCAAGCCGAAGCGGCGCGGCCGTCTCGTCCCGTACTGGCTGCTGCTGCCCGGCATGCTCTGGCTGATCGTCTTCTTCGCGCTGCCGATGATCTACCAGGCCTCCACCTCCGTACAGCAGGGGTCCCTCGAGGACGGGTACACCGTCACCTGGCACTTCGCCACGTACTGGGACGCGCTGTCCGAGTACTGGCCGCAGTTCCTGCGGTCCGTGCTGTACGCGGGCCTCGCCACGATCCTGTGCCTGCTGCTCGGCTATCCGCTGGCCTACCTGATCGCGTTCCGCGCGGGCCGTTGGCGCAACGTCATCATGGTGCTGGTCATCGCGCCGTTCTTCACCAGCTTCCTGATCCGCACGCTGGCCTGGAAGACGATCCTCGCGGACAACGGCGTCGTCGTCAGCACGCTCAACTCGCTGCATCTGCTCGACGTCACCACCTGGCTCGGCATGACCGACGGCGACCGGGTCCTCGCCACCCCGCTCGCGGTGGTCTGCGGACTCACCTACAACTTCCTGCCGTTCATGGTCCTGCCGCTCTACACCTCGCTGGAGCGGATCGACGGCCGGCTGCACGAGGCGGCGGGCGACCTGTACGCGTCGCCGATCACCACGTTCCGCAAGGTGACCTTCCCGCTGTCGATGCCGGGCGTCGTCTCCGGCACGCTGCTCACCTTCATCCCGGCGACCGGTGACTACGTCAACGCGGACCTGCTCGGCTCCACCGACACCCGCATGGTCGGCAACGTCATCCAGACGCAGTTCCTGCGCATCCTCGACTATCCGACGGCGGCGGCGCTCTCCTTCATCCTCATGGCGGCCATTCTCTTCATGGTCACCTTCTACATTCGCCGTTCCGGAACGGAGGACCTGGTCTGA
- a CDS encoding ABC transporter permease produces MPFVRWIRRNLVVLAGLLTLAYLLLPNVVVTVFSFNKPKGRFNYEWQEFSVDAWKNPCGVADMCGSLSLSLQIAFWATLGATALGTMIAFALVRYRFRARGAVNSLIFLPMAMPEVVMAASLLTLFLNMGAQLGFWTILIAHIMFCLSFVVTAVKARVMSMDPRLEQAAQDLYAGPVQTFLRVTLPIAAPGIAAGALLAFALSFDDFIITNFNAGSTVTFPMFVWGSAQRGTPVQINVIGTAMFLVAVLCVLAGMMVGRRKNKSS; encoded by the coding sequence ATGCCCTTCGTGCGCTGGATACGCCGCAATCTGGTGGTGCTCGCGGGCCTGCTCACGCTCGCCTATCTCCTCCTGCCGAACGTCGTCGTCACGGTCTTCTCCTTCAACAAGCCGAAGGGCCGCTTCAATTACGAGTGGCAGGAATTCTCGGTCGACGCCTGGAAGAATCCGTGCGGGGTCGCCGACATGTGCGGCTCGCTCTCGCTGAGCCTCCAGATCGCCTTCTGGGCCACGCTCGGCGCGACCGCGCTCGGCACGATGATCGCCTTCGCCCTGGTGCGCTACCGCTTCCGGGCGCGCGGCGCGGTGAACTCGCTGATCTTCCTGCCGATGGCGATGCCCGAGGTCGTGATGGCCGCCTCGCTGCTCACGCTCTTCCTCAACATGGGCGCTCAGCTGGGCTTCTGGACGATCCTGATCGCCCACATCATGTTCTGCCTCAGCTTCGTGGTGACGGCCGTGAAGGCCCGGGTCATGTCGATGGACCCCCGCCTCGAACAGGCCGCGCAGGACCTCTACGCCGGTCCCGTGCAGACGTTCCTCCGCGTGACGCTGCCCATCGCCGCTCCCGGGATCGCGGCGGGCGCCCTGCTCGCCTTCGCGCTCTCCTTCGACGACTTCATCATCACGAATTTCAACGCGGGCTCGACCGTGACCTTCCCCATGTTCGTATGGGGATCGGCGCAACGCGGTACGCCCGTTCAGATCAATGTCATCGGTACGGCCATGTTCCTGGTCGCCGTACTGTGTGTGCTTGCCGGAATGATGGTCGGCAGGCGAAAGAACAAGAGCTCCTGA
- a CDS encoding FAD-binding oxidoreductase, with amino-acid sequence MAAGAMNRWTQSLADAKPVAYWLDDPGRPEARPALTGDEHCDLLVVGGGYSGLWTALLAKERDPGRDVVLVEGREIGWAASGRNGGFCAASLTHGTANGLTRWPKEIKKLEELGAANLDAIEAAVARYSIDCDFERTGELDVATQPHQVTELREYYEELAEAGLTDGLELLDAEQTREQVNSPTFQGALFDRAGVAMLHPAKLAWGLKQACLDLGVRVYENTPATQLASNGTGVAVRTPYGRVFARRAALGTNVFPSLVKRVRSYTVPVYDYALMTEPLTETQLAEIGWKNRQGLGDSANQFHYFRLSADNRILWGGYDAIYPYGGRVRAEYDHRPETYAKLAGHFFTCFPQLEGLRFTHAWGGAIDTCSRFSAFFGTAHAGKVAYAAGYTGLGVGATRFGADVMLDLLSGERTERTELEMVRSKPLPFPPEPFAYTGIALTKWSLARADDNGGRRNLWLKTMDAVGLGFDS; translated from the coding sequence ATGGCCGCTGGTGCCATGAATCGCTGGACCCAATCACTGGCCGACGCCAAGCCGGTCGCCTATTGGCTCGACGACCCGGGCCGCCCCGAGGCCCGCCCCGCCCTCACCGGCGACGAGCACTGCGACCTGCTGGTCGTGGGCGGCGGCTACAGCGGCCTGTGGACGGCCCTGCTCGCCAAGGAGCGCGACCCGGGCCGGGACGTGGTCCTCGTCGAGGGCCGGGAGATCGGCTGGGCCGCCTCCGGGCGCAACGGCGGCTTCTGCGCCGCCTCCCTCACGCACGGCACGGCCAACGGGCTGACCCGCTGGCCCAAGGAGATCAAGAAGCTGGAGGAGCTGGGCGCCGCCAACCTCGACGCCATCGAGGCGGCGGTCGCCCGCTACTCCATCGACTGCGACTTCGAGCGCACCGGCGAACTCGACGTGGCCACCCAGCCGCACCAGGTCACCGAACTGCGCGAGTACTACGAGGAACTGGCCGAGGCCGGCCTCACCGACGGCCTGGAACTCCTCGACGCGGAGCAGACCCGCGAGCAGGTGAACTCGCCGACCTTCCAGGGCGCCCTCTTCGACCGCGCCGGCGTCGCCATGCTCCACCCGGCGAAGCTCGCCTGGGGCCTCAAGCAGGCCTGCCTCGACCTCGGCGTACGCGTCTACGAGAACACCCCGGCCACCCAGCTCGCCTCGAACGGCACGGGCGTCGCGGTCCGCACCCCCTACGGCCGGGTCTTCGCCCGCCGGGCCGCGCTCGGCACGAACGTCTTCCCTTCGCTGGTCAAGCGGGTGCGCTCGTACACCGTCCCGGTCTACGACTACGCGCTGATGACCGAGCCGCTGACGGAAACTCAGCTGGCGGAGATCGGCTGGAAGAACCGCCAGGGACTCGGCGACTCGGCCAACCAGTTCCACTACTTCCGGCTGTCCGCCGACAACCGGATCCTGTGGGGCGGCTACGACGCGATCTATCCGTACGGGGGCCGGGTCCGCGCCGAGTACGACCACCGCCCCGAGACGTACGCGAAGCTCGCCGGCCACTTCTTCACCTGCTTCCCGCAGCTGGAGGGCCTGCGCTTCACGCACGCGTGGGGCGGCGCGATCGACACCTGCTCGCGCTTCTCGGCGTTCTTCGGCACCGCGCACGCGGGCAAGGTGGCGTACGCGGCCGGGTACACCGGGCTCGGCGTCGGTGCGACGCGCTTCGGCGCGGACGTGATGCTCGACCTGCTGTCGGGGGAGCGCACCGAGCGCACGGAGCTGGAGATGGTCCGCTCCAAGCCGCTGCCGTTCCCGCCCGAGCCGTTCGCGTACACCGGCATCGCGCTCACCAAGTGGTCGCTGGCCCGCGCCGACGACAACGGCGGCCGCCGCAACCTGTGGCTCAAGACGATGGACGCCGTGGGGCTCGGCTTCGACAGCTGA
- a CDS encoding glycoside hydrolase family 18 protein, with the protein MARTGPPRRFLTAVTAAALAAAGLTALTAPAHAADTELARNGGFESGLDGWTCSAGTGKTVSSPTHSGTSALQGTPTAGDNAQCTQTVTVKPGSTYALSGYVRGSYVYLGATGTGTTDVSTWTQSAADWQKLTTTFTTGPSTTKVTLFTHGWYGTPAYTADDISLIGPGGAAPVVPAAPTGVTTSSVTATSLALSWPAVSGATSYAVYVNGTKSRTVNGTSTTLTGLTPATAYSLQVSALNDAGESSKSTAVTATTAQGSGNPGGGSGSLPAHALVGYLHASFANGSGYTRMADVPDSWDVIDLAFGEPTSVTSGDIRFNRCPVTECPNVESDADFKAAIKAKQAAGKKVLISIGGQNGQVQLTTTAARDTFVSSVSKIIDTYGLDGLDIDFEGHSLSLNTGDTDFKNPTTPVIVNLISALKTLKAKYGDKFVLTMAPETFFVQNGYQFYGSGKWGGQDPRCGAYLPVIYAMRDDLTLLHVQDYNSGPIMGLDNQYHSMGGADFHIAMTDMLLTGFPVAGDANNVFPPLRPDQVAIGMPASTNAGNGYVAPAETNKALDCLTKKTNCGSYTTHGTWPALRGLMTWSVNWDRFNNWEFQKNFDAYFGG; encoded by the coding sequence ATGGCCCGTACCGGACCACCCCGCAGATTCCTCACCGCCGTGACGGCGGCGGCGCTCGCCGCCGCCGGCCTCACCGCGCTGACCGCCCCCGCCCACGCCGCCGACACCGAGCTGGCCCGCAACGGCGGCTTCGAGTCCGGCCTGGACGGCTGGACGTGCTCGGCCGGCACCGGAAAGACCGTCAGCTCGCCTACGCACAGCGGCACTTCGGCCCTCCAGGGCACCCCGACCGCGGGCGACAACGCCCAGTGCACGCAGACCGTGACGGTGAAGCCGGGCTCCACGTACGCGCTCTCCGGTTACGTCCGCGGCAGTTACGTCTACCTCGGTGCCACCGGCACCGGCACCACGGACGTCTCGACGTGGACCCAGTCGGCCGCCGACTGGCAGAAGCTGACGACGACGTTCACGACCGGCCCGTCCACCACCAAGGTCACGCTCTTCACGCACGGCTGGTACGGCACCCCCGCCTACACCGCCGACGACATCAGCCTGATCGGCCCCGGCGGCGCGGCCCCCGTCGTCCCGGCCGCCCCGACGGGCGTCACGACAAGCTCCGTCACCGCCACGTCCCTCGCCCTGTCCTGGCCCGCCGTCTCCGGCGCGACGAGCTACGCGGTCTACGTCAACGGCACCAAGTCCCGTACCGTGAACGGCACTTCGACGACCCTGACCGGCCTCACGCCCGCCACCGCGTACAGCCTCCAGGTCTCCGCGCTCAACGACGCGGGCGAGTCCTCGAAGTCGACCGCCGTCACGGCCACCACGGCCCAGGGCTCGGGCAACCCGGGCGGCGGCTCCGGCAGCCTCCCCGCGCACGCCCTCGTCGGCTACCTCCACGCGAGCTTCGCCAACGGCTCCGGCTACACCCGCATGGCCGACGTCCCCGACAGCTGGGACGTCATCGACCTCGCCTTCGGTGAACCGACCTCGGTGACCTCGGGCGACATCCGCTTCAACCGCTGCCCGGTCACCGAGTGCCCGAACGTCGAGTCGGACGCCGACTTCAAGGCCGCGATCAAGGCCAAGCAGGCGGCCGGCAAGAAGGTGCTGATCTCGATCGGCGGCCAGAACGGCCAGGTCCAGCTCACCACCACGGCGGCCCGCGACACCTTCGTCTCGTCCGTCTCGAAGATCATCGACACCTACGGGCTCGACGGCCTCGACATCGACTTCGAGGGCCACTCCCTGTCCCTCAACACCGGCGACACGGACTTCAAGAACCCGACCACGCCCGTCATCGTCAACCTGATCTCGGCGCTGAAGACCCTCAAGGCCAAGTACGGCGACAAGTTCGTCCTGACGATGGCCCCGGAGACCTTCTTCGTCCAGAACGGCTACCAGTTCTACGGCTCCGGCAAGTGGGGCGGCCAGGACCCGCGCTGCGGCGCCTACCTCCCGGTCATCTACGCGATGCGCGACGACCTGACCCTGCTGCACGTCCAGGACTACAACTCGGGCCCGATCATGGGCCTCGACAACCAGTACCACTCCATGGGCGGCGCCGACTTCCACATCGCCATGACCGACATGCTCCTGACGGGCTTCCCGGTCGCGGGCGACGCCAACAACGTCTTCCCGCCGCTCCGCCCCGACCAGGTCGCCATCGGCATGCCCGCCTCGACCAACGCGGGCAACGGTTACGTGGCCCCGGCCGAGACGAACAAGGCCCTGGACTGCCTCACGAAGAAGACCAACTGCGGCTCGTACACCACCCACGGCACCTGGCCCGCGCTGCGCGGCCTGATGACGTGGTCGGTCAACTGGGACCGCTTCAACAACTGGGAGTTCCAGAAGAACTTCGACGCGTACTTCGGCGGCTAG